Proteins co-encoded in one Methylomonas albis genomic window:
- a CDS encoding IS3 family transposase: MTLSRQCRLLKVTRSVVSEQKKRLLKDVAERDLILLKLQDEEYTRHPFYGSRRMRRCLQDCGYRVNRKRVQRLIQQLGLVGMAPGPNTSKPHPQHKLYPYLLRGVDVIRPNQVWSNQTIRAQSTTTAMTKIIPKPLAVSSSFIKSLSALNIRNH; the protein is encoded by the coding sequence ATGACGCTTTCCCGACAATGCCGACTACTCAAGGTCACTCGTTCGGTGGTGTCTGAGCAGAAAAAGCGCTTGCTGAAAGACGTTGCTGAACGTGATCTCATCTTATTGAAATTACAGGACGAGGAGTACACCCGCCACCCGTTTTACGGCTCCAGGCGGATGAGGCGTTGCCTTCAGGACTGCGGCTACCGCGTCAATCGCAAGCGGGTTCAGCGTTTGATACAGCAGTTGGGTCTGGTTGGCATGGCCCCCGGCCCCAACACTAGTAAGCCGCATCCGCAGCACAAGCTTTATCCGTACCTGTTACGGGGTGTCGATGTTATTCGGCCCAATCAGGTCTGGAGTAACCAAACAATAAGGGCGCAAAGCACAACCACAGCAATGACGAAGATTATTCCAAAACCATTGGCGGTCTCTAGCTCATTCATTAAATCACTATCAGCCTTGAATATCAGAAATCACTGA
- the tnpA gene encoding IS66 family insertion sequence element accessory protein TnpA, whose product MEAWQSSGLSQAEYCSQQQVSVRTFTARLRI is encoded by the coding sequence ATTGAAGCGTGGCAAAGCAGTGGTTTGTCACAGGCAGAGTATTGTTCGCAACAGCAGGTCAGTGTCCGCACGTTCACGGCGAGGCTACGAATCTGA
- a CDS encoding tetratricopeptide repeat protein, whose amino-acid sequence MNNLKQSKIILLAALSIIALDASPENGIKLNDAKSEKGNITVVDKGNGNSGITASNLNAGRDIILVNIQNSNITYQQILAAIHSRYDTKKTIAVLTNTIGVTDKAVKTFFRILGEKKVQPDKLLEKLAEIAAQHQELVARMQSLEDEDPAVENLHKEAAKAIDNGNYTLAEQLLASAEDKDLAVAKRHQETADKHFRSAAAHRAERGELSLTQLDYLVAASHFKEASEMLPAADTESRMDYLNRQASALYRYGDEKGDNGVLAQAIGVFRQQLLNLPREREPLRWAGTQTDLGIVLETLGERESGTKTLEEAVAAYRAALEEYTRERVPLKWATVQNNLGNALRALAERESGTKTLEEAVAAYRAALEEITRERVPLQWAGTHVNLGTALARLGERESGTETLVAAVQAFSAALGEYTRERVPLKWAMTQNNLGAVLRTLGERESGTETLMAAVQAFSAALEEYTRERVPLKWATVQNNLGNALRFLGERESGTKTLEEAVAAYRAALGEYTRERVPLQWALTQNNLGTALQILGERESGTETLKAALQAHRAAQEERTRERLPLQWALTQVNLGAVLQALGERESGTESLEAAVQAYQVALSVFETAQAQYYIERTKQNLSLALQRLKQRETKH is encoded by the coding sequence ATGAATAACTTAAAACAATCCAAAATTATTCTGCTAGCCGCATTGAGCATTATTGCGCTTGATGCCTCACCGGAGAATGGTATCAAGCTTAATGATGCCAAATCTGAGAAGGGAAATATTACTGTTGTCGATAAAGGTAATGGCAATAGCGGAATAACAGCATCCAATTTAAATGCGGGTAGAGATATTATCTTAGTTAATATCCAGAATTCCAATATTACCTATCAGCAAATTCTTGCGGCGATTCATAGCCGATACGATACCAAAAAAACTATAGCCGTTTTAACAAACACTATAGGCGTTACTGACAAAGCGGTTAAAACTTTTTTCCGGATTTTAGGAGAAAAGAAGGTTCAACCGGATAAATTACTCGAAAAGCTGGCGGAAATTGCGGCTCAACATCAAGAGCTGGTTGCAAGAATGCAATCACTTGAAGACGAAGACCCTGCAGTAGAAAATTTACACAAAGAAGCGGCAAAAGCCATTGATAACGGCAATTATACGCTCGCCGAGCAGCTCTTGGCATCCGCTGAAGACAAAGACTTGGCCGTTGCGAAGCGGCATCAGGAAACGGCAGATAAGCACTTCCGTTCCGCTGCGGCCCATCGCGCTGAACGTGGCGAGTTGAGTCTGACACAATTGGATTATTTAGTGGCAGCATCGCACTTCAAGGAGGCTAGTGAAATGCTGCCGGCAGCGGATACGGAGAGCCGGATGGATTATCTAAACCGTCAAGCGTCAGCCCTTTATCGTTATGGCGATGAAAAAGGCGATAACGGGGTGCTAGCACAAGCAATTGGAGTTTTCCGTCAACAGCTACTCAATCTTCCACGCGAGCGCGAGCCGCTGCGATGGGCCGGGACCCAGACAGATTTGGGGATTGTCCTTGAAACTTTGGGCGAGCGTGAATCCGGCACGAAAACCCTCGAAGAAGCCGTAGCCGCTTATCGCGCCGCGCTGGAGGAATATACCCGCGAGCGCGTACCGTTGAAATGGGCTACGGTTCAGAACAATTTGGGGAATGCCCTTCGAGCCTTGGCCGAGCGCGAGTCCGGCACGAAAACCCTCGAAGAAGCCGTTGCCGCCTACCGCGCCGCGCTGGAGGAAATAACCCGCGAGCGCGTGCCGCTGCAATGGGCCGGAACCCACGTCAATCTGGGGACTGCACTTGCAAGATTAGGCGAGCGTGAATCCGGCACGGAAACGCTGGTGGCGGCAGTGCAGGCCTTCAGCGCAGCTCTGGGGGAATATACCCGCGAGCGCGTGCCGCTGAAATGGGCCATGACCCAGAATAATTTAGGTGCTGTCCTTCGAACCTTGGGCGAGCGTGAATCCGGCACGGAAACGCTGATGGCGGCAGTGCAAGCCTTCAGCGCCGCGCTGGAGGAATATACCCGCGAGCGCGTGCCGCTGAAATGGGCTACGGTCCAGAACAATTTGGGGAATGCCCTTCGATTCTTGGGCGAGCGCGAGTCCGGCACTAAAACCCTCGAAGAAGCCGTCGCCGCCTACCGCGCCGCGCTGGGGGAATATACCCGCGAGCGCGTGCCGCTGCAATGGGCCTTGACCCAAAACAATTTGGGGACTGCCCTTCAAATCTTGGGCGAGCGAGAATCCGGCACGGAAACGCTGAAGGCAGCGCTACAGGCCCATCGCGCCGCGCAGGAGGAAAGAACCCGCGAGCGATTGCCGCTGCAATGGGCCTTGACCCAAGTCAATCTTGGGGCTGTCCTTCAAGCCTTGGGTGAGCGTGAATCAGGCACAGAATCGCTAGAGGCAGCGGTGCAGGCCTATCAAGTGGCCTTGAGCGTTTTTGAAACAGCACAGGCACAGTACTATATCGAGCGTACCAAACAGAATTTAAGTCTTGCCCTACAACGTCTAAAACAGCGTGAAACAAAACATTAG
- the qatC gene encoding Qat anti-phage system QueC-like protein QatC gives MMRHLIAGRFGPDDQIHIPNATDEQVTRLELVAGEKSLDHGIDGALTSLKNLNVFPSEIGLDLLIVAAHVHAADTRISRVEQSQDSWTREIRIVVPVSDPTRWKNAAGTLICMLDFLTGDRWSIGFRSRPKRFGSIIKSQTTLLPNTFDEVSLFSGGLDSLIGAIDLLENGHIPLLISHAGDSASSDAQNKLFAKLKNHYPSSSFDRLRLPMGFADGLVEGVGSENTTRGRSFLFFALGVFAGTGLGSQFMLRVPENGLIALNVPLDPLRLGSNSTRTTHPFYMARWNDLLAKLGINGKVENPYWDKTKGEMVASCANEALLRSTANDSLSCSSPASGRWQGLQGHGIEHCGHCLPCLIRRASFDAAWGPGSDSTVYTVSDLRAHPLDTKGSIGKQVRSFQFAIERLRRRPDLARLLIHKPGSLADEIGRLDQLADVYQRGLNEVAQLINGVTTKPI, from the coding sequence ATGATGAGACACCTTATTGCAGGTCGCTTCGGCCCCGACGATCAGATTCACATCCCAAATGCTACTGATGAACAGGTGACACGATTAGAGCTTGTCGCTGGAGAAAAATCACTTGACCACGGCATCGACGGAGCCTTGACCAGCCTCAAGAACCTTAATGTTTTTCCTTCAGAAATTGGCCTTGATCTGCTCATCGTCGCCGCGCACGTTCATGCCGCCGACACGAGAATATCGCGCGTCGAACAGTCGCAAGACTCATGGACGCGCGAAATCAGAATTGTTGTCCCTGTTAGCGACCCAACTCGTTGGAAGAATGCCGCCGGAACCCTTATATGTATGCTGGATTTTCTGACCGGAGATCGCTGGTCCATAGGTTTCAGGTCGCGGCCAAAACGATTTGGCAGCATCATTAAGTCGCAAACCACGTTGTTACCAAATACATTCGATGAGGTCAGTTTATTCTCTGGTGGACTAGATAGCTTGATTGGGGCCATCGATCTTCTGGAAAACGGACATATACCCCTACTAATTAGCCACGCAGGCGATAGCGCATCAAGTGATGCTCAAAACAAGCTGTTCGCTAAACTCAAAAACCATTACCCAAGCTCATCGTTCGATCGACTTCGGTTGCCAATGGGTTTTGCTGACGGTCTTGTAGAAGGCGTCGGCTCCGAAAACACGACTCGTGGGCGATCATTCCTATTCTTCGCGCTTGGCGTGTTTGCTGGCACAGGGCTTGGCTCACAATTCATGCTACGCGTACCGGAAAACGGGCTTATAGCTCTGAATGTACCTCTTGACCCTTTGCGACTGGGCTCGAACAGTACGAGAACGACTCACCCCTTCTACATGGCTAGGTGGAACGATTTGCTTGCCAAACTGGGCATTAATGGAAAAGTCGAGAATCCGTACTGGGACAAGACCAAAGGTGAAATGGTCGCTTCATGTGCAAATGAGGCGCTTCTTCGCTCTACCGCTAACGACTCCCTTTCGTGCTCATCACCCGCATCAGGTCGATGGCAAGGGCTGCAAGGGCACGGAATTGAGCACTGCGGACACTGTCTTCCATGCTTGATCCGTCGCGCTTCGTTTGATGCGGCTTGGGGACCTGGCTCCGATTCGACTGTTTATACTGTGTCTGATCTTAGAGCTCATCCACTCGATACGAAAGGATCGATTGGCAAACAAGTACGCTCGTTTCAATTTGCAATCGAGCGATTACGGAGGCGACCAGACTTGGCAAGGTTGCTCATTCACAAACCTGGGTCGCTTGCTGATGAAATTGGTCGCCTCGATCAATTGGCCGACGTTTATCAACGCGGCCTCAACGAGGTCGCCCAGTTAATAAACGGTGTCACCACAAAGCCGATCTGA
- a CDS encoding tyrosine-type recombinase/integrase, with translation MLKTGLTDRLIKNAKASTNTVRLRDNSSDPALKGFMLQILPSGLKTFALSYTSPESGKRRFIKLGTYPAMSLKEGREAARHNRQILDKGLDPISYGTQLKIDALTQKERVNKLGTVQDLFKFYLLDLEMDLKRSAKQVNSIYLRDIDPCIGDLKCSEVTTEHIIDIIATIENRGAPTLANRTRSYLRAAFSFGQHCKSSPRWNKNKELPNFNISINPVIDTKKAPGENRVAHNYLSKADVSRLWGEIGVDAMSPDMALAIKLLISTGQRVEEVLNASWSEFDRQELLWTIPAERRKNRGKNKSKEPHLVPITEFHLRLLDELRQYSGNSQFLFPHHLDGTKPRTSDSLSQAVYRFCSPQGNSKRTPFPKFAPRDLRRTWKTLAGSIGIGLEVRNKIQGHAFQDIGSIHYDRYDYLKEKREGINQWTDWLETIISQSNQLPLIE, from the coding sequence ATGCTAAAAACTGGCTTAACCGATAGATTAATCAAAAACGCTAAAGCAAGCACAAACACCGTAAGACTCAGGGATAATTCTTCCGACCCTGCTTTAAAAGGCTTCATGCTGCAAATTTTACCAAGCGGCCTAAAAACGTTTGCGCTTTCCTATACCAGTCCCGAATCAGGAAAAAGACGATTTATAAAGCTAGGGACCTACCCTGCCATGTCGCTAAAAGAAGGCCGCGAAGCGGCTCGACATAACCGCCAGATACTGGACAAAGGTTTAGACCCCATATCTTATGGCACACAATTAAAAATTGATGCGCTGACTCAAAAAGAACGAGTTAACAAACTAGGCACAGTACAGGATTTGTTTAAATTTTATTTGCTTGACCTGGAAATGGATCTCAAGCGATCTGCCAAACAAGTTAATTCGATTTATCTCAGGGACATAGATCCTTGCATAGGTGACCTAAAGTGCAGTGAAGTCACCACCGAACACATTATTGATATTATCGCCACTATCGAAAATAGAGGCGCACCAACACTTGCCAACCGAACGCGCTCATATCTCAGAGCGGCATTCTCTTTTGGCCAACATTGCAAATCTTCACCCCGTTGGAATAAAAACAAAGAACTCCCTAATTTCAACATCAGCATCAATCCAGTCATTGATACTAAAAAAGCACCGGGTGAAAATCGAGTCGCACATAATTATCTCAGTAAGGCAGATGTTAGCAGGCTTTGGGGCGAAATCGGTGTGGATGCCATGAGCCCCGACATGGCCCTGGCCATTAAACTGTTAATTTCTACCGGCCAGCGGGTTGAGGAAGTGTTAAATGCTTCTTGGTCTGAATTTGATCGGCAAGAATTATTGTGGACTATCCCGGCCGAACGAAGAAAAAATAGGGGTAAAAATAAAAGCAAGGAACCCCACTTGGTTCCTATCACGGAGTTCCATCTTCGCTTGCTCGATGAACTCAGACAATACTCTGGCAATAGTCAGTTCCTTTTTCCTCATCATCTCGATGGCACCAAACCTCGCACTAGCGATTCATTGTCACAAGCTGTTTACCGATTCTGTTCGCCTCAGGGAAACAGTAAGCGAACGCCCTTTCCAAAATTTGCCCCCAGAGACTTGCGTAGAACCTGGAAAACCTTGGCAGGCAGCATAGGCATTGGACTAGAAGTTAGAAACAAAATCCAGGGTCATGCTTTTCAAGACATTGGCTCAATCCATTATGACCGTTATGATTATTTAAAAGAAAAGCGGGAAGGTATCAACCAATGGACTGATTGGTTAGAAACCATTATTAGCCAATCAAACCAACTTCCTTTGATTGAATAA
- the qatD gene encoding Qat anti-phage system TatD family nuclease QatD, whose amino-acid sequence MSVFEGLVDFHCHLDLYPDHRLAVQEAEAAGVFTLAVTTIPRAWPRNHEFAQTTRHVRAALGLHPQLVEEHASELELWNVYLSETRYIGEVGLDAGPRFYKSFDLQKKVFKHILQRCAEAGNKVISVHSVRTAKTVLDHIEAYLPPNQGKIVLHWFTGTKADARRAIEMGCYFSVNAEMFNSERHISMVSALPLERLLTETDGPFTQTGGRPSKPSDVLVVVEAIGRLHDLSSVKVIASIKSNLRRLLESK is encoded by the coding sequence ATGAGTGTGTTTGAAGGTCTCGTCGATTTCCACTGCCATCTTGACCTTTATCCAGATCATCGACTGGCCGTACAAGAGGCAGAGGCGGCTGGCGTTTTCACGCTTGCCGTGACGACTATCCCAAGAGCTTGGCCGCGTAATCACGAATTCGCGCAAACTACACGCCATGTGCGTGCAGCACTTGGTCTTCACCCTCAACTCGTTGAGGAACACGCCAGCGAGCTTGAGTTATGGAACGTATATCTTTCGGAGACACGATACATCGGCGAAGTAGGGCTTGATGCGGGGCCACGCTTCTATAAATCATTTGATCTACAAAAGAAGGTTTTCAAGCATATTTTGCAGCGCTGCGCGGAAGCTGGTAACAAGGTGATCTCCGTGCATAGTGTTCGGACGGCAAAAACCGTGCTAGATCACATCGAGGCATATCTTCCGCCAAACCAAGGGAAGATCGTACTTCATTGGTTTACAGGAACTAAGGCTGATGCCAGGCGCGCTATCGAGATGGGTTGCTACTTTTCCGTAAATGCCGAGATGTTTAACAGTGAACGTCATATTTCTATGGTTTCGGCTCTACCGCTCGAAAGGCTGTTGACGGAAACGGATGGTCCCTTCACCCAAACGGGCGGACGTCCATCCAAGCCATCTGATGTACTAGTAGTCGTTGAAGCCATAGGACGTCTGCATGATTTATCATCCGTTAAAGTGATAGCAAGTATAAAATCCAACCTCCGTAGGTTGCTTGAATCCAAATAG
- the qatB gene encoding Qat anti-phage system associated protein QatB: protein MAPRGNFTRFAHSDGSDRASLGRAISGYVTTSSGGARHAAQRMGASRGAGARLLGFLTDVQTRGVTEALRTLNLEGLAGRPIGEVFIGLADYICPNAGTVDDGIAREAFVETIIELTTMGVANLDALTPDQMQTVFELYATHAIEARLCNDIGTKLIIMPTNAQTALHIQEQLRDFIRNGVSDALTSARTETPVLTQDRIQAFVDSVYERSFGILKALGDAEAYQ from the coding sequence ATGGCTCCTAGAGGGAACTTCACTCGCTTTGCTCACTCCGATGGGAGCGATAGAGCTAGCTTGGGGCGCGCGATTTCAGGCTATGTAACTACATCCTCAGGAGGCGCACGACACGCTGCACAACGGATGGGCGCTTCACGGGGGGCCGGTGCGCGGTTGTTAGGGTTCCTTACAGATGTTCAGACTCGCGGTGTAACAGAAGCCCTTCGTACACTTAATCTGGAGGGATTAGCAGGACGTCCAATTGGCGAAGTCTTTATTGGCTTGGCTGACTACATATGCCCGAATGCAGGAACCGTTGATGATGGTATCGCCAGGGAAGCGTTCGTCGAAACGATAATCGAGCTTACAACAATGGGTGTCGCAAATTTGGACGCACTTACACCTGACCAAATGCAGACGGTCTTCGAGCTTTATGCAACCCACGCCATTGAAGCGCGCTTGTGTAATGACATTGGCACCAAGCTCATCATCATGCCTACCAATGCGCAAACTGCGCTCCATATCCAAGAACAGTTGCGAGATTTTATTCGCAATGGCGTCAGTGATGCACTAACCTCAGCTCGTACCGAAACGCCTGTACTGACGCAAGATCGCATCCAGGCATTTGTCGATTCTGTTTATGAGCGATCCTTTGGAATTCTCAAGGCACTTGGTGACGCGGAGGCCTATCAATGA
- a CDS encoding retropepsin-like aspartic protease family protein, protein MGIQDRDYYWEKHKSASKSNVSDFDQFLKRNKDTKKSSKQNSGGFKYLLMPALMLFGLWQGADRLLKQRADHRPTSPTISIPGGSDPVAIPISGGLEITADRQGHFRGTTYINDVPMPFLIDTGATITSIPASLAYAAHLPVGAQINAHTAGGQVVDRLTKINHLKIGNAKIQNLDAAINEHLEEVLIGMNTLKYFNITQSGNTMTLVANGSSPEQITRASIMPPSSVRPNILAVEQPIAKQEIKRPTTIKRTVSCDASKVCTTKYSDR, encoded by the coding sequence ATGGGCATTCAGGATAGAGATTACTACTGGGAAAAACATAAATCAGCGTCAAAATCGAATGTCAGTGACTTTGACCAATTTCTCAAGCGCAATAAAGACACCAAGAAATCCTCCAAACAGAACTCTGGGGGTTTTAAATATCTTTTGATGCCGGCACTGATGCTGTTCGGGCTTTGGCAAGGTGCAGATAGGTTGCTGAAACAAAGAGCAGATCATCGCCCAACATCGCCCACCATTTCCATTCCTGGTGGTTCTGATCCTGTTGCTATTCCCATTTCAGGCGGTCTTGAAATAACGGCCGACCGGCAAGGACATTTCCGGGGGACGACATATATCAATGACGTTCCAATGCCTTTCTTGATTGATACCGGCGCAACCATAACCTCAATTCCTGCCAGCTTAGCCTATGCAGCTCACCTGCCCGTTGGCGCCCAAATAAACGCACATACAGCCGGAGGCCAAGTTGTAGACCGGCTTACTAAAATAAACCACCTGAAAATCGGCAATGCGAAAATCCAAAATCTTGATGCGGCCATTAACGAGCATCTGGAAGAAGTGCTGATCGGCATGAATACCTTGAAGTATTTCAATATCACCCAAAGCGGCAACACCATGACACTGGTGGCCAATGGTTCTTCGCCCGAACAAATTACCAGGGCTTCAATCATGCCGCCCTCCTCTGTTCGACCAAATATTTTGGCTGTAGAACAACCAATTGCAAAACAAGAAATTAAGCGACCGACAACCATAAAAAGAACTGTAAGTTGTGATGCCAGCAAAGTATGCACCACGAAATACAGCGACCGCTGA